One Vitis riparia cultivar Riparia Gloire de Montpellier isolate 1030 chromosome 4, EGFV_Vit.rip_1.0, whole genome shotgun sequence genomic window carries:
- the LOC117912991 gene encoding zinc finger protein CONSTANS-LIKE 4 yields the protein MVVEVESWRMASKLCDSCKSAPATLFCRADSAFLCVACDSKVHAANKLASRHARVWMCEVCEQAPAHVTCKADAAALCVTCDRDIHSANPLARRHERVPVVPFYDSAAAAAKSNAVNLLVDDRYYSDPDGDASREEAEAASWLLPNPNPKLAESSDLNSSHYMFSDIDPYLDLDYPSMDPKLQSQQQQQSSGTDGVVPVQNKSVQAPLVNDNCFDMDFSGSKSFYNGQSLSQSVSSSSLEVGVVPDGNAMVDVTNPFGRSMNTGSESANQTAQISSGIDREARVLRYREKRKNRKFEKTIRYASRKAYAETRPRIKGRFAKRSEIGVDYSSSGALTADSGYGVVPSF from the exons ATGGTTGTCGAAGTGGAAAGTTGGAGGATGGCGTCCAAGCTCTGCGACTCCTGTAAATCGGCCCCGGCCACTCTCTTCTGCCGTGCCGACTCCGCCTTTCTGTGCGTGGCCTGTGACTCCAAGGTCCATGCGGCCAACAAGCTCGCCTCTCGCCACGCGCGGGTGTGGATGTGCGAGGTCTGCGAGCAGGCTCCTGCCCATGTCACGTGCAAGGCCGACGCCGCCGCTCTCTGCGTCACATGCGACCGCGATATCCACTCCGCCAACCCTCTCGCTCGCCGCCACGAGCGAGTTCCGGTCGTGCCGTTCTACGACTCTGCCGCTGCTGCTGCTAAGTCCAACGCCGTCAACCTTCTAGTTGACGACCGTTATTACTCCGATCCCGACGGCGATGCTAGCCGCGAAGAGGCCGAGGCCGCTTCCTGGTTGCTCCCGAACCCAAACCCTAAGCTCGCTGAGAGTTCAGATCTGAATTCGAGCCATTACATGTTCTCTGACATAGATCCGTATCTGGATCTGGATTATCCGTCGATGGATCCAAAGCTTCAAtcgcagcagcagcagcaaagTTCGGGAACTGATGGAGTTGTTCCAGTACAGAACAAGAGTGTTCAAGCTCCATTGGTGAACGACAACTGCTTTGACATGGATTTCTCAGGCTCCAAGTCCTTCTACAACGGACAATCTCTCAGCCAAAGT GTATCGTCCTCCTCTTTAGAAGTGGGAGTCGTGCCAGATGGTAACGCCATGGTTGATGTAACAAACCCTTTCGGTAGATCGATGAACACCGGATCCGAATCAGCTAATCAAACTGCTCAAATTTCATCAGGAATAGATCGAGAAGCTAGGGTTTTGAGGTAcagagagaagagaaagaacAGAAAGTTCGAGAAAACGATCCGATACGCATCACGAAAAGCCTACGCCGAAACGAGACCGAGAATCAAGGGAAGGTTCGCGAAGCGATCGGAGATCGGAGTCGATTACAGCTCGTCTGGAGCACTGACCGCCGACTCAGGATACGGCGTCGTTCCATCGTTTTGA